The Chelatococcus sp. HY11 genome includes a window with the following:
- a CDS encoding urease accessory protein UreD, with the protein MLGDARELSAYQDEPPQLPSGSFGKNAYLRLGFEPGSHRTLLRTLHRRAPLIVQQALYWDEEMPGLPCVSIISNAGGILQGDRNVIEIDLQAGAQAHVTTQSATRIHEMDANYASQTQLLTLGPGSYLEYIPRPIIPHKNSRFIQTTKIEVDPSATLIYSEIMMPGRKYYRDGEIFEYELFSSTVTAQRPSGQSLFTEKFVIRPKLDKLHALGAMGDFHVFGNVVVITPKDNADRLFEANTPVFDRENGIAHGVSRLPHDAGLVFKVLAMESAPVMETIRQFWSEVRQVVVGPRVPDNFLWA; encoded by the coding sequence ATGCTTGGCGACGCCAGGGAACTGAGCGCTTATCAGGACGAGCCTCCTCAGCTACCCAGCGGATCCTTTGGCAAGAATGCCTATCTGCGGCTCGGCTTCGAACCGGGCTCGCATCGCACCCTGTTGCGGACCCTGCATCGACGCGCGCCGCTCATCGTGCAACAGGCGCTCTATTGGGATGAGGAGATGCCGGGACTTCCCTGCGTCAGCATCATCTCCAACGCCGGCGGCATCCTGCAGGGCGATCGCAACGTCATCGAGATCGATCTGCAGGCCGGTGCCCAGGCCCATGTGACGACGCAATCGGCGACGCGCATCCACGAAATGGATGCCAACTACGCGAGCCAGACGCAGTTGCTCACCCTTGGGCCCGGTTCCTATCTCGAATATATCCCCCGGCCGATCATACCGCACAAGAACTCGCGCTTTATCCAGACGACCAAGATCGAGGTCGATCCCAGTGCAACCCTGATCTATTCGGAGATCATGATGCCGGGCCGGAAGTATTACCGAGACGGTGAGATCTTCGAATACGAGCTGTTTTCCTCGACCGTGACCGCGCAGCGGCCGAGCGGCCAGTCGCTCTTTACGGAGAAGTTCGTCATACGCCCCAAGCTCGACAAGCTGCATGCGCTCGGCGCGATGGGCGACTTCCATGTCTTCGGCAATGTGGTCGTCATCACGCCTAAGGACAACGCGGATCGCCTGTTCGAGGCCAACACACCGGTCTTTGATCGCGAGAACGGGATCGCGCATGGGGTGAGCCGCCTCCCCCATGATGCGGGGCTGGTGTTCAAGGTTCTGGCGATGGAAAGCGCGCCGGTGATGGAAACGATCAGGCAGTTCTGGTCCGAGGTCCGGCAGGTCGTGGTTGGTCCGCGCGTGCCGGACAATTTTCTCTGGGCGTAA
- the ureG gene encoding urease accessory protein UreG — translation MKKIPRIGIGGPVGSGKTAIIEAVTPELVKLGYRILVITNDVVTTEDAKHVQRTLRGILLEERIIGVETGGCPHTAVREDPSMNLAAVEEMEAKFPDSDLVLIESGGDNLTLTFSPALVDFFIYVIDVAAGDKIPRKNGPGISQSDILVINKTDLAPHVGASLKVMDDDSRMMRGKKPFVFTNCKTNEGIEELTRLIRENVLFETISDKASA, via the coding sequence ATGAAGAAAATTCCTCGCATTGGTATCGGCGGCCCGGTCGGCTCTGGCAAGACTGCGATCATCGAGGCCGTTACCCCCGAGCTGGTGAAACTCGGCTACCGCATTCTCGTGATCACCAATGACGTGGTAACCACCGAAGACGCCAAGCACGTGCAGCGCACCCTGCGCGGCATCCTCCTCGAGGAGCGGATCATCGGCGTCGAGACAGGCGGATGCCCCCACACGGCCGTCCGCGAGGATCCCAGCATGAACCTTGCGGCCGTGGAGGAAATGGAAGCGAAGTTTCCGGATTCCGATCTCGTCCTCATCGAGAGCGGCGGCGACAACCTGACCCTGACGTTCAGCCCTGCCCTCGTCGATTTCTTCATCTATGTCATCGACGTGGCCGCAGGCGACAAGATCCCGCGCAAGAATGGCCCTGGCATCAGCCAGTCCGATATCCTAGTGATCAACAAGACTGACCTTGCCCCGCATGTCGGCGCAAGCCTCAAGGTGATGGACGATGACTCCCGCATGATGCGCGGCAAGAAGCCGTTCGTCTTCACGAACTGCAAGACGAACGAGGGTATCGAGGAGCTTACGCGCCTCATCCGCGAGAACGTTCTGTTCGAAACCATCTCCGACAAGGCGAGCGCGTGA
- the yut gene encoding urea transporter, with translation MAEAISTWSTLASRHAALRFIDINLRGAGQVIFQNNPLTGLLFILAIAWGAYTGGQLDIIIGAVVALVIATVTAMVLEADETSLNQGLFGFNGILVGAAVPTFLADGAAMWFILVVGAAVSTVVMLAISKVMKTWETPALTFPFVLTTWFLVLAAYSFGQLPIASMGPPALPHATASAGAAEALSLTAVLEAWLKGPAQVFLINNPISGVVVLLGLFVSSPWAAFFAAAGAAVALAVSLGLGASIGDITAGLYGFSPVLTAVALGCVFYNPSLRVAAFALLGTIFTVIVQGALDAGIAPFGVPTFTAPFVFVTWLFLLPKSDLQPHPHAPIKGGILSSKSKP, from the coding sequence ATGGCTGAAGCGATCTCCACTTGGTCGACACTGGCGTCGCGGCATGCGGCCCTGCGGTTCATCGACATCAACCTGCGCGGCGCGGGGCAGGTCATCTTCCAGAACAACCCGCTGACCGGCTTGCTCTTCATCCTCGCCATCGCGTGGGGGGCGTATACCGGCGGGCAGCTCGACATCATCATCGGCGCGGTCGTTGCTCTCGTCATAGCAACCGTGACGGCGATGGTTCTGGAAGCTGACGAGACATCGCTCAATCAGGGCCTGTTCGGTTTCAACGGCATCCTCGTCGGCGCCGCCGTGCCGACCTTTCTGGCCGATGGCGCGGCGATGTGGTTCATCCTCGTCGTCGGCGCCGCAGTCTCGACGGTCGTGATGCTCGCCATTTCCAAGGTCATGAAGACCTGGGAGACACCCGCGCTTACCTTCCCCTTCGTCCTGACCACCTGGTTCCTCGTGCTGGCGGCCTATTCCTTCGGCCAGCTGCCGATCGCCTCCATGGGACCGCCTGCCTTGCCCCACGCCACCGCATCGGCGGGCGCAGCCGAAGCATTGAGCCTCACCGCCGTCCTTGAAGCGTGGCTCAAGGGCCCCGCTCAGGTTTTTCTCATCAACAACCCTATCAGCGGTGTCGTTGTTCTGCTCGGGCTGTTTGTGAGCTCGCCCTGGGCCGCATTCTTCGCGGCCGCGGGAGCGGCTGTCGCGCTGGCCGTGTCGCTCGGGCTCGGCGCCAGTATCGGGGATATAACCGCGGGACTTTACGGCTTCAGTCCGGTGCTGACCGCGGTGGCCTTGGGGTGCGTGTTCTACAATCCCTCGCTCCGGGTCGCTGCCTTCGCGCTCCTGGGGACCATCTTCACCGTCATCGTGCAGGGGGCTCTCGATGCCGGAATCGCGCCATTCGGCGTCCCGACCTTCACCGCGCCCTTCGTCTTCGTCACCTGGCTTTTCCTGCTGCCGAAGTCGGACCTGCAGCCACATCCGCACGCGCCCATCAAAGGCGGCATCTTGAGCAGCAAGAGCAAACCCTGA